Proteins from a single region of bacterium:
- a CDS encoding DUF222 domain-containing protein: MESGELVKVILQADSARRQLDGYLTSLLGRLGDLEGQEAVEELCRQFGLGRYRARQQAKTASALHALPTTLDAAKQGWISIDHARVLGESHQRAPLSTEQELALITAAITEDLDVFKKTVARDEDQRRADDGLTRHERQREHRIGKVFDGDDEMVILHAEFDRIAGERVKTSLYALADRMFKEDAKSSSDRTHEQRTADALVALITQRPAGSKKSCGKSHADCCDTNDGTDFRDSDSHGRHSDKSSFDRLECGDLTPQPTTLIVSVDYDTLCGQLKNAGLIDGTPIDIDDLRHIACDASIVPAIFAADGQPLYMGRKQRAATAAQKLALFIRDKQCIGCGMRASACGAHHITWWGNNGTSDITNLVLLCPKCHKKVHKHGYVVTQDSSGQCQIVPPSRPRARSPSQRTESGQESTNETAGVIIAS; encoded by the coding sequence ATGGAGTCGGGTGAATTGGTCAAGGTGATCCTCCAAGCCGACAGCGCTCGCCGCCAGTTGGATGGCTACCTGACGTCCTTGTTGGGACGGTTAGGCGATCTAGAGGGCCAAGAGGCAGTGGAGGAATTGTGCCGCCAATTCGGTCTCGGTCGTTACCGTGCCCGCCAGCAGGCCAAGACCGCCAGCGCGCTCCATGCTCTGCCCACCACGCTGGATGCAGCCAAGCAAGGATGGATCTCCATTGACCACGCTCGAGTGTTGGGCGAGTCCCACCAACGGGCCCCGCTGTCAACCGAGCAGGAATTGGCGCTGATCACCGCAGCCATCACCGAGGATTTGGACGTGTTCAAGAAGACTGTGGCCCGCGACGAAGACCAGCGCCGGGCCGACGACGGTTTGACCCGCCATGAACGCCAGCGCGAGCACCGCATCGGCAAGGTGTTCGATGGCGATGACGAGATGGTCATCTTGCATGCGGAGTTCGATCGCATCGCCGGCGAGCGGGTCAAAACCTCGCTTTATGCCCTAGCCGACCGCATGTTCAAAGAAGACGCCAAAAGCAGTTCGGATCGTACTCACGAGCAGCGCACTGCTGATGCTCTAGTCGCTCTCATCACCCAACGACCCGCGGGGTCTAAAAAATCCTGCGGCAAATCACACGCTGATTGCTGTGATACGAACGATGGCACCGACTTCCGCGATTCCGACAGCCACGGCCGCCACAGTGACAAATCCAGTTTTGACCGACTGGAATGCGGCGATCTCACACCGCAGCCCACCACACTGATCGTCTCTGTCGACTACGACACTCTGTGCGGTCAACTAAAGAACGCTGGACTCATCGACGGCACCCCAATCGACATCGACGATCTCCGACACATCGCCTGCGACGCCAGCATCGTCCCAGCCATCTTCGCAGCCGACGGCCAGCCGTTGTATATGGGAAGAAAGCAACGAGCCGCCACCGCCGCCCAAAAGCTGGCCCTGTTCATCCGAGACAAGCAGTGCATCGGCTGCGGCATGCGAGCCAGCGCCTGTGGCGCCCACCACATCACCTGGTGGGGCAACAACGGAACCTCCGACATCACCAACCTCGTGCTGCTCTGCCCCAAGTGCCACAAGAAGGTCCACAAACATGGCTACGTGGTCACGCAAGACTCCTCAGGGCAATGCCAGATCGTCCCGCCATCTAGGCCACGAGCCCGCAGCCCAAGTCAAAGAACCGAATCCGGACAAGAATCCACCAACGAAACAGCGGGCGTCATCATCGCCAGCTAG
- a CDS encoding sugar phosphate isomerase/epimerase: protein MTLFERTATAPISWGVCEMPGWGFQLPVEAVLTEMSKAGFTHTELGSLGYLPTDPGDLRAVLESHNLSLLGGFVPLVLHDPLQIRSTLASAAESAALIAGGGGGFFVTCVVSHLEDWRQEPLADHEWRIVADALAGVGRVAGDHGLTQALHPHFGCLVETAGEAERVLEISDTALVLDTAHFLLGGADVLDMTKRYLDRVALVHIKDVDLGIAARVMAGELSLMQGVQQGLFPPLGQGGLPIAEIVDLLEKSGRDLWYVLEQDAAISEDDPSAVARLRFDARQSIDFLRSLEPVLAGAGTSQNQ, encoded by the coding sequence ATGACACTGTTTGAGCGAACCGCGACCGCGCCTATCAGTTGGGGCGTCTGCGAGATGCCCGGCTGGGGATTTCAGCTTCCTGTTGAAGCCGTGCTGACGGAGATGTCCAAGGCCGGGTTCACCCATACCGAGCTTGGGTCACTCGGGTATTTGCCCACCGATCCCGGCGACCTGCGAGCCGTACTCGAGAGCCACAATCTGTCGCTGCTCGGGGGCTTCGTCCCCTTGGTTCTGCACGATCCACTTCAAATCAGGAGCACCCTGGCCTCGGCTGCTGAGTCTGCGGCGCTGATCGCCGGTGGAGGCGGTGGCTTCTTTGTCACCTGTGTGGTCAGCCACTTGGAGGACTGGCGCCAAGAGCCGCTGGCCGATCACGAATGGCGAATCGTGGCCGACGCTTTGGCCGGAGTAGGGCGAGTAGCCGGCGACCACGGTCTGACCCAGGCCCTCCATCCCCATTTTGGATGCCTGGTGGAGACCGCAGGGGAAGCCGAGCGCGTACTGGAAATCAGCGATACCGCGCTGGTGCTCGACACCGCGCATTTTCTGTTGGGGGGCGCTGACGTCCTGGACATGACCAAGCGCTATCTGGATCGCGTCGCACTTGTACACATCAAAGACGTCGACCTGGGCATCGCCGCTCGGGTCATGGCGGGAGAGCTGTCGCTCATGCAGGGCGTTCAGCAGGGCCTATTCCCGCCCTTGGGCCAGGGAGGGCTGCCGATCGCCGAGATCGTCGACCTACTGGAAAAATCAGGACGCGACCTCTGGTACGTCCTGGAGCAGGATGCGGCAATCTCAGAGGATGATCCCTCTGCGGTAGCTCGGCTGAGGTTCGACGCCCGCCAGAGCATCGATTTCCTGCGCAGTCTGGAACCCGTACTCGCGGGTGCCGGAACCTCACAAAACCAATAA
- the ligA gene encoding NAD-dependent DNA ligase LigA: MTSGAGARAEDRIAELIELVRYHDQRYHGDDMPEIPDADYDLLKRELRDLEAAHPDLARPDSPTQTVGADPSTLFEPVEHRVPMMSLDNAFDRDELSAWADRARRRLAVQRARRAAEEAGGQGSLLLVEEREGKDGGTSETEMPSAELGNLVCELKFDGLAVSLRYEDGKLVQAATRGNGRVGEDITANILALEYEGKRSVPHRLPAGAPRVLEARGEIYMPLAAFEALNAQQEAEGKPRYANPRNTAAGSLRQKDPAITATRGLSMWCYSVGEVQGGPGLATHSTMLEYLESLGLPVNPKTTTVDSVDAAWKFIERCEAQRHDLLYEIDGAVIKVDRLDLQRELGSTSRAPRWAIAYKLPPEEQTTKLLDIQVSIGSKGKATPFAVLEPVFVGGSTVAMATLHNEDQVKAKDVRKGDTVVVRKAGDVIPEVLGPVLSDRPTGLPEWEFPSDCPCPEKKPLTREEGDAAHYCRFERCPEQIRGWIEHFAARNAMDIEHLGEQRVRLFIKLGLIASVDDIYRLDSNGFELLRDLKSATWTTRLNDDAEIFLESSLVAALSQLDSERRADLAASIESLKHRPLAELLVGLRIDGLGLTTAKSVAQAFPHLDDIIEASAEDLAQIKGVRLAVAEAIRTFFGSEENQSSIAKLRAAGVKMGDLPSSTAGDSPPDCNEEVSLKDDPPSPPGRAFSPKQEEALQRTIRFVAPTPKRLSDKDLDPQEIRDFERNETAGEQTSSTGQPSRGIGEQKARLLFHLGLIADFGDLFNIDLDLLEQFRKLTWSRALDDGIKDEIGLHVDEVAQLASFADKSIDNLRQAIERSKDQPLSRLLVGLNIRHFGDTASEVLADYYESKSANMHEPALDLIMKAEVEELSDVEGIGTIIAESVREFFQTKANRQIVLNLKAAELRATKFIPPDNNDDTPAEALPQTLEGMTIVVTGGVEGYTRDGVGAAIKARGGKSPGSVSSKTTALVMGENPGASKLEKAEKLGIPILDEAQFQELMETGKLP; this comes from the coding sequence GTGACATCGGGAGCAGGCGCCCGCGCGGAAGACCGCATTGCGGAGTTGATTGAGCTTGTCCGCTACCACGACCAGCGCTACCACGGCGACGATATGCCGGAGATACCCGACGCCGACTACGACCTGCTCAAACGCGAGCTGCGGGATCTTGAAGCAGCCCATCCGGATCTGGCTCGACCCGACTCCCCCACCCAAACCGTCGGAGCTGACCCATCGACATTGTTCGAACCGGTCGAACACCGGGTGCCGATGATGTCGTTGGACAACGCCTTCGATCGCGACGAGCTGAGCGCTTGGGCCGATCGGGCCCGACGCCGTCTTGCTGTTCAACGGGCTCGCAGGGCTGCCGAAGAGGCAGGTGGCCAGGGGTCGTTGCTGTTGGTCGAAGAAAGAGAAGGCAAAGACGGAGGCACATCTGAGACGGAAATGCCCTCTGCGGAGTTGGGCAACCTTGTGTGCGAACTCAAGTTTGATGGTCTGGCCGTTTCGCTGCGCTATGAGGACGGCAAACTGGTGCAGGCTGCTACCCGAGGCAATGGGCGCGTGGGTGAGGACATCACTGCGAACATCCTCGCTCTTGAATATGAGGGTAAACGGTCCGTCCCTCATCGGCTCCCCGCGGGAGCACCCCGAGTACTTGAAGCGCGAGGAGAGATCTACATGCCACTGGCTGCTTTTGAGGCTCTCAACGCTCAGCAAGAGGCCGAGGGTAAGCCTCGCTACGCCAATCCCCGTAACACCGCAGCCGGGTCGCTTCGACAGAAGGATCCGGCGATTACCGCTACTAGGGGCTTGTCCATGTGGTGCTACTCGGTTGGCGAAGTTCAGGGTGGCCCTGGATTGGCCACTCACAGCACCATGCTGGAGTATCTGGAGAGCCTGGGCCTGCCGGTCAATCCAAAAACCACCACGGTGGACTCTGTCGACGCAGCCTGGAAATTCATTGAGCGGTGCGAGGCACAGCGCCACGACCTTCTTTACGAGATCGATGGCGCGGTCATCAAAGTCGACCGCCTAGACCTCCAACGGGAACTGGGCTCAACCAGCCGGGCCCCACGTTGGGCTATTGCCTACAAACTTCCCCCTGAAGAACAAACCACCAAACTCTTGGACATCCAGGTCTCCATCGGAAGCAAGGGCAAGGCCACCCCATTTGCCGTGCTTGAGCCTGTTTTTGTCGGTGGATCCACAGTGGCGATGGCCACCTTACACAACGAAGATCAGGTCAAGGCCAAGGATGTGCGAAAGGGAGACACCGTCGTGGTTCGGAAAGCCGGCGATGTCATTCCCGAGGTGTTGGGGCCAGTCTTGTCCGATCGTCCCACCGGACTGCCTGAGTGGGAGTTCCCCTCAGATTGCCCTTGTCCGGAGAAGAAGCCGCTAACTAGAGAAGAGGGCGATGCAGCCCACTATTGCCGTTTCGAACGCTGTCCCGAGCAGATCCGGGGCTGGATCGAGCACTTTGCCGCCCGGAACGCCATGGACATCGAGCACTTGGGCGAACAGCGAGTCCGGTTGTTCATCAAGCTCGGACTCATCGCCAGTGTGGATGACATCTACAGGTTGGATTCCAACGGTTTTGAGTTGCTTCGGGACCTTAAGAGCGCCACTTGGACTACTCGCCTCAATGATGACGCAGAGATTTTCCTTGAATCCAGCCTGGTTGCTGCCCTTTCCCAACTCGATTCCGAACGCCGCGCCGATCTGGCCGCCTCAATCGAGAGCCTGAAGCATCGCCCGCTGGCCGAACTGCTGGTTGGGCTCAGGATCGATGGACTTGGGCTTACGACCGCAAAGTCCGTGGCCCAGGCATTCCCCCATCTCGACGACATCATCGAGGCTTCGGCAGAGGACTTGGCTCAGATCAAAGGAGTCAGGTTGGCAGTCGCCGAGGCGATCAGGACTTTCTTTGGCTCAGAGGAGAACCAATCGTCCATCGCCAAGCTGCGCGCGGCGGGAGTCAAGATGGGAGACCTGCCCTCATCGACAGCGGGCGACAGTCCTCCGGACTGCAACGAAGAGGTCTCACTGAAGGATGATCCCCCTTCGCCGCCTGGTAGGGCATTCTCCCCAAAGCAAGAGGAAGCACTCCAGCGGACCATCAGATTCGTTGCTCCTACCCCCAAGAGGCTGAGCGATAAAGACCTAGACCCTCAGGAAATACGGGACTTCGAAAGAAATGAGACCGCCGGTGAACAAACCAGCAGCACGGGGCAACCAAGCAGGGGAATTGGCGAGCAAAAGGCCAGGTTGCTTTTCCATCTCGGCCTGATCGCCGATTTCGGCGACTTGTTCAACATTGACCTGGACCTGCTCGAACAGTTCAGAAAATTGACTTGGAGCAGAGCCCTCGACGATGGCATTAAGGATGAAATCGGCTTGCACGTTGACGAGGTGGCCCAACTGGCCAGCTTCGCCGACAAATCAATCGACAATCTGAGACAAGCCATTGAAAGGTCCAAAGACCAACCACTGTCCCGGCTGCTTGTGGGGCTCAACATCCGCCACTTTGGCGACACTGCCAGCGAAGTATTGGCTGACTATTACGAAAGCAAGTCTGCCAACATGCACGAGCCGGCCCTGGACCTCATCATGAAGGCAGAGGTCGAGGAACTCTCTGATGTGGAAGGGATTGGTACAATCATCGCGGAAAGCGTCCGTGAGTTCTTCCAAACGAAGGCCAACCGGCAGATCGTTTTGAACCTTAAAGCTGCCGAGCTGCGCGCCACCAAGTTCATCCCCCCTGACAACAACGACGACACTCCGGCCGAAGCGCTGCCGCAGACTTTGGAGGGGATGACCATCGTGGTCACCGGCGGGGTGGAGGGCTACACCCGCGACGGGGTGGGCGCGGCCATAAAGGCTCGGGGCGGGAAGTCGCCGGGCAGCGTGTCGTCCAAGACCACTGCACTGGTGATGGGTGAGAATCCCGGTGCCTCCAAGCTGGAGAAAGCCGAGAAGCTAGGCATCCCGATTCTCGACGAGGCACAGTTCCAAGAGCTCATGGAGACAGGAAAATTGCCTTGA
- a CDS encoding dimethylsulfonioproprionate lyase family protein, with amino-acid sequence MASEFTDADFFEHVQRYGGKELDWEPFAAQGDLKEEYRRAHVRMVGASITGKHYEPGTVTADNFTLSVMMMPPGAVAPSHAHEVEEVFFVVKGELTAWWEDDDGRIVDTVLKEREMIYSPAGIMHGLRNHTDEEALVQVVIGVGRPQKPTYLDATLTNL; translated from the coding sequence GTGGCGAGTGAATTCACCGATGCCGATTTTTTCGAGCATGTCCAGCGGTACGGGGGCAAGGAACTTGACTGGGAGCCGTTTGCCGCGCAAGGAGACCTGAAGGAGGAGTACCGGCGGGCCCATGTGCGGATGGTGGGGGCAAGCATCACGGGAAAGCACTACGAGCCGGGAACGGTCACGGCCGACAATTTCACCCTGTCGGTGATGATGATGCCCCCCGGTGCGGTGGCCCCCTCCCACGCACATGAGGTGGAAGAGGTTTTCTTCGTGGTCAAGGGAGAGTTGACCGCGTGGTGGGAGGATGACGACGGGCGGATCGTCGATACGGTCCTGAAGGAACGAGAGATGATCTACAGCCCTGCCGGAATCATGCACGGATTGCGCAATCACACTGATGAGGAAGCCCTGGTGCAGGTGGTGATCGGCGTCGGCCGCCCGCAGA
- a CDS encoding substrate-binding domain-containing protein, whose protein sequence is MRKLWKLFALLLAFTLVVAACGNDDDDTSEDAPSAPTEAAAPATEAPAPTEAVEVDPTQGCDHTYHVITHGDSGTFWSVVEVAVRDAAAAIGCDVVYFGSNNDALRQAQEIEAAIAAGSSGIAISLADPAGVQSAAEAVVAAGIPLYTLNSGVNNYKALGATTHIGQTETVAGNGAGERFNALGATHVLCARQEQTNVALEERCNGLAETFNGQVTSEFVGLDATPDEQQNTIAAILQGDESIDGVLGVGPNLPLRALAAGEQAGRDLIIGGFDLSSDLINEIEDGHVAFTVDQQQYLQGYLPVILMHLQATNLNTAGGGLPILTGPGFVDTANAAEVKALVSQGTR, encoded by the coding sequence ATGAGAAAGCTATGGAAGCTGTTTGCTTTGCTCCTAGCGTTCACGCTCGTAGTCGCGGCCTGCGGCAACGACGACGATGACACCAGCGAGGATGCACCCAGCGCACCTACCGAAGCAGCGGCACCAGCCACTGAAGCTCCAGCGCCGACGGAGGCCGTGGAAGTCGACCCGACCCAGGGTTGCGACCACACCTACCACGTCATCACCCACGGTGACTCCGGCACCTTCTGGTCAGTGGTTGAGGTGGCTGTGCGTGACGCCGCCGCGGCCATCGGCTGCGACGTCGTCTACTTCGGCTCCAACAACGACGCCCTGAGGCAAGCCCAGGAGATCGAGGCGGCCATCGCTGCCGGCTCCAGCGGTATTGCCATCTCGCTGGCCGATCCGGCTGGCGTCCAGTCGGCGGCTGAGGCCGTGGTTGCCGCGGGCATCCCGCTGTACACGCTCAACTCGGGTGTGAACAACTACAAGGCCCTCGGCGCCACCACCCACATCGGCCAAACCGAGACCGTGGCCGGTAACGGCGCCGGCGAGCGGTTCAATGCACTGGGCGCCACCCACGTGCTCTGCGCCCGCCAGGAGCAGACCAACGTGGCTCTGGAAGAGCGCTGCAATGGCCTGGCCGAGACCTTCAACGGCCAGGTGACCTCGGAGTTCGTCGGTCTCGACGCCACCCCCGATGAGCAGCAGAACACCATTGCTGCGATCCTTCAAGGCGATGAGAGCATCGACGGCGTGCTCGGTGTCGGTCCGAACCTGCCCCTGCGGGCCCTTGCTGCCGGCGAGCAAGCCGGTAGGGACCTCATCATCGGCGGTTTCGACCTGTCCAGCGACCTCATCAATGAGATTGAGGATGGCCATGTGGCCTTCACGGTCGACCAGCAGCAGTACCTCCAGGGCTACTTGCCGGTCATCCTGATGCACCTGCAAGCCACCAACCTGAACACCGCGGGTGGCGGCCTGCCCATCCTCACCGGCCCGGGCTTCGTCGACACCGCCAACGCGGCAGAGGTCAAGGCGCTGGTTTCCCAGGGAACCCGCTAA
- a CDS encoding HAD family phosphatase — protein MIKAVFWDFGGVFTGSPFHLDDYARSLGTTNERLLEHVFGRYEANGDHPWHRLERGEGTLADALEAAAEACRADGIEGFNSEGFFKAMSGTNNDERRELAVSKVRELNEAGMQQAIITNNAKEFGNMWRQLIPVDELFDAVIDSSTVGMRKPDPRIYRLALDQLGVSSSDTSAFLDDFEPNVAAARHLGMHGILVEDDISGALAELDMVIASE, from the coding sequence ATGATCAAGGCCGTGTTCTGGGACTTTGGCGGGGTGTTCACCGGATCGCCGTTCCACCTCGACGACTATGCCCGCTCTCTGGGCACCACCAACGAGCGTCTCCTGGAGCATGTCTTCGGGCGCTACGAGGCCAACGGCGACCATCCTTGGCACCGCCTGGAGCGGGGTGAGGGCACACTGGCCGACGCGTTAGAGGCGGCGGCGGAGGCCTGCCGGGCAGACGGCATTGAGGGGTTCAACTCCGAGGGGTTCTTCAAGGCCATGTCCGGCACCAACAACGATGAGCGGCGAGAGTTGGCCGTGTCAAAAGTCCGAGAGCTCAACGAGGCGGGCATGCAACAGGCCATCATCACCAACAACGCCAAAGAGTTCGGCAACATGTGGCGCCAACTCATCCCCGTCGACGAACTCTTCGACGCGGTGATCGACTCCAGTACGGTGGGCATGCGCAAACCCGACCCGAGGATATACCGGCTAGCCCTCGATCAACTGGGAGTTTCCAGCTCGGATACGAGCGCATTTTTGGACGACTTCGAACCCAACGTGGCCGCCGCACGCCATCTCGGCATGCACGGGATTCTGGTAGAAGACGACATCTCCGGCGCTCTCGCTGAACTCGACATGGTCATAGCCTCGGAATAG
- a CDS encoding exonuclease domain-containing protein, which yields MTNGPNQERQWEQDCSFAAIDFETATAQRSSACALGVVAVDAGRIVDEQSWLIRPPYNEYEEFNTWLHGIHAADTKNAPSFGDVWTQASVLIGDRVLVAHNAPFDMSVIRHSAIFHDYTPPESSFLCTSRLARSRWPDLGSWRLPDVCDALCIADLNHHDALSDARAAAQVLLTMCELDSSGVFEACEKLGYRIGRLSVDHYAPFSNAAQRSSTSSRSSPRVSEIEPTVDEIDPDGLLFDKRVAFTGTLDSMTRNAAFQVTVNSGGKPSTSISKRTHFLVLGMTDYSRVGADGMSTKLRKAVELRDSGAAIEIINESDFLRMADPAAFS from the coding sequence GTGACGAACGGGCCAAACCAAGAGCGCCAGTGGGAGCAGGACTGCTCCTTCGCTGCTATCGACTTTGAGACTGCCACTGCCCAACGCTCCTCTGCGTGCGCTTTAGGAGTTGTTGCCGTTGACGCCGGACGCATCGTCGATGAGCAGAGTTGGCTGATTCGACCGCCGTACAACGAATATGAGGAATTCAATACTTGGCTGCATGGAATCCACGCTGCTGATACCAAGAACGCACCTTCATTCGGTGACGTCTGGACCCAAGCTTCCGTTCTGATCGGAGATCGTGTGCTCGTAGCTCACAACGCCCCCTTTGACATGTCAGTTATTCGCCACTCTGCGATCTTTCACGACTACACACCTCCTGAATCTTCATTCCTATGCACTTCCCGGCTGGCGCGTAGTCGCTGGCCAGACCTTGGATCCTGGAGGTTGCCAGACGTCTGTGATGCCCTTTGCATTGCAGACCTAAATCACCATGATGCACTGTCGGACGCCCGTGCAGCCGCCCAAGTCTTGTTGACCATGTGCGAACTCGACAGCAGCGGTGTCTTCGAAGCGTGCGAGAAATTGGGCTACAGAATTGGTCGGCTGTCCGTTGACCACTATGCACCTTTCTCCAATGCCGCACAACGATCTTCGACGTCGTCGAGGTCAAGCCCGCGTGTATCGGAAATCGAACCCACCGTTGATGAGATTGATCCTGATGGCCTGCTGTTCGACAAGCGTGTTGCCTTCACTGGAACCCTGGACTCAATGACCCGTAATGCGGCATTTCAAGTCACTGTCAATTCAGGCGGAAAGCCGTCTACCTCGATTTCCAAGCGCACCCACTTTCTGGTCCTGGGGATGACCGATTACAGCAGAGTCGGGGCTGACGGCATGTCAACCAAGCTCCGCAAGGCAGTAGAGCTACGAGATTCCGGTGCGGCCATTGAGATCATCAACGAAAGCGACTTCCTCCGGATGGCTGATCCCGCTGCCTTCTCCTGA